A stretch of Triticum aestivum cultivar Chinese Spring chromosome 1D, IWGSC CS RefSeq v2.1, whole genome shotgun sequence DNA encodes these proteins:
- the LOC123181714 gene encoding N-myc 2 proto-oncogene protein produces MPPAACATPAAARPLLPVSRRCPLQLRDGNAAASLSLGGAALAKSKAKAPAAAASPPSVRSYAARVDAESRAAAVAREKEVSLAEELEKVRERRGRVMAELMRLIEMQWVSIICIRW; encoded by the exons ATGCCCCCCGCCGCGTGCGCCACGCCGGCGGCCGCGCGCCCGCTGCTCCCCGTCTCGCGCCGCTGCCCGCTGCAGCTGAGGGACGGCAACGCGGCGGCCTCCCTGTCCTTGGGCGGCGCCGCCCTTGCAAAATCGAAGGCGAAGGCACCGGCGGCTGCCGCGTCGCCGCCGTCGGTGAGGTCGTATGCTGCCAGGGTTGACGCGGAgagcagggcggcggcggtggcgagggaGAAGGAGGTGTCGCTGGCAGAGGAGCTGGAGAAGGTGCGGGAGCGGCGGGGACGGGTCATGGCGGAGCTGATGCGCCTCATCGAGATGCAGTGG GTCTCAATTATCTGTATTCGGTGGTGA